Proteins encoded within one genomic window of Solenopsis invicta isolate M01_SB chromosome 10, UNIL_Sinv_3.0, whole genome shotgun sequence:
- the LOC105197669 gene encoding pleckstrin homology domain-containing family M member 1, translating to MNSLLKMSIVGNKRNLLVRDSLQKQLNTSVMEMQSAPGVADDGVVGNCDETMTLCSVLEAIFLHGLKDSLLNRVTEALSGPDFDAMPQPSFWGPLLVFSHRQIIDQIQTLSQVTTEVGYCRAWIRLALNEGMLASYFCAIRRDNSALKPYYNRSAYIRDVDLVEVAQRLIENLEYVRFELACNSSLLNFWSSTPLLIAGIWSPPMKSCPVFSAVDIAKTINSESTDNFDEVETASGISIGSSIGIGSFNSSQSVFNNVASITEDEALKIILAKERSNVIQQMHNDPADAVTSGMREDNVTRQLYSSSADTVIKNVEENEREVREVRKMSNGNTENNTDNNIAAEIDEPSSRDALKNNEIVNDATAATVGNSLIGKLGWSTSFEDCQSSLTSPVPSYGSGADAPRTPGDGPTYDALIQSYQTAGNSTVADLQEFLKKYPKKETIEEGSKAQPEPKAVINFDEQLGNIPREKGLDVQNYSCLDCGYAIGMTFSKAHVCAYSGDYYCSKCMAEGQYLIPSRMIHNWDLKQYSVSRKAASYLEGKPVLMDLKILNPRIYMAVDTMAQLQSLRIQLNLLRAYLFTCREPIIESLQKKVAPRDYLYEHVHQYSASDLLDIPNGILAQQLQKVVEFARNHVINCWLCSQKGFICEVCNDTKVIYPFDMESTFRCGACNAVFHTDCLNVSKPCPKCERRRKRMDMPLLDMGCTDLPNSSVSSSPIDMN from the exons ATGAATTCACTGCTGAAGATGTCCATAGTGGGCAACAAGAGGAACCTGTTGGTCCGGGACTCCCTGCAAAAACAGCTCAACACCAGCGTCATGGAGATGCAGAGTGCTCCGGGAGTTGCCGACGACGGCGTTGTCGGCAACTGCGACGAGACCATGACCCTCTGCTCCGTTCTAGAAGCTATATTTCTGCACGGCTTGAAGGACAGTCTGCTGAATCGAGTGACGGAAGCCCTCAGCGGTCCCGATTTCGACGCTATGCCGCAGCCGAGCTTCTGGGGTCCGCTCTTGGTATTTTCACATCGTCAGATTATAGATCAGATACAGACATTGAGTCAAGTCACCACGGAAGTCGGCTACTGTCGAGCTTGGATACGACTAGCGCTAAACGAGGGTATGTTAGCTAGCTACTTTTGCGCTATAAGAAGAGACAATTCGGCCCTCAAGCCGTACTACAACCGTTCAGCCTACATTAGGGACGTGGATCTCGTCGAGGTTGCGCAGAGATTAATAGAAAACTTGGAATACGTACGATTCGAGTTAGCTTGCAACAGTAGCCTCTTGAACTTCTGGTCCTCCACTCCACTGCTTATAGCTGGCATCTGGTCTCCACCGATGAAATCTTGTCCCGTATTTAGCGCTGTAGATATAGCGAAAACGATAAACAGCGAATCGACCGATAATTTTGATGAAGTAGAAACTGCAAGCGGTATTTCTATCGGTAGTTCTATCGGAATAGGGTCCTTCAATTCCTCGCAATCTGTATTTAATAACGTAGCATCTATCACGGAAGACGAGGCGCTGAAGATCATTCTGGCTAAAGAAAGATCTAATGTTATTCAACAAATGCACAACGATCCTGCGGATGCCGTAACGAGCGGCATGCGAGAAGATAATGTCACTCGACAATTATACAGCAGTTCTGCAGATACTGTAATAAAAAACGTGGAAGAAAATGAGCGAGAGGTCAGGGAGGTACGAAAAATGTCAAATGgcaatacagaaaataatacagataatAATATTGCTGCCGAGATAGACGAGCCGTCGTCACGAGATGCTCTGAAAAACAATGAGATCGTTAATGATGCTACCGCGGCCACTGTGGGAAATTCGTTAATAGGAAAGTTAGGATGGTCAACGTCGTTTGAAGATTGCCAATCCTCTTTAACTTCGCCCGTCCCATCCTACGGATCAGGCGCGGACGCACCTCGCACGCCCGGCGATGGTCCTACGTACGATGCCCTTATTCAAAGTTACCAAACCGCTGGAAATAGTACGGTAGCAGATCTGCAAGAATTTCTAAAGAAATATCCAAagaaagaaactattgaagaGGGATCTAAGGCTCAGCCTGAGCCAAAG gcTGTGATAAATTTTGATGAGCAGCTAGGTAATATCCCTAGGGAAAAAGGTTTAGACGTACAAAATTACAGTTGTCTCGATTGCGGTTATGCGATTGGCATGACCTTTTCTAAAGCGCACGTGTGCGCGTACTCCGGCGATTACTACTGTTCAAAGTGCATGGCAGAGGGGCAGTATCTCATACCGTCACGTATGATTCATAATTGGGACTTGAAACAGTACTCCGTTAGCCGAAAAGCCGCTTCGTATCTGGAAGGCAAGCCAGTCCTGATggatctaaaaattttaaatccaaGAATTTACATGGCCGTAGATACTATGGCACAATTACAGTCGTTGCGAATTCAATTGAACCTGTTGCGAGCATATCTATTCACGTGTCGCGAACCTATTATTGAATCCCTACAGAAAAAGGTCGCGCCGAGAGATTATTTGTATGAACATGTTCATCAATATTCCGCTTCCGATCTTCTTGACATACCCAATGGAATCCTCGCGCAACAACTTCAAAAGGTCGTTGAATTCGCGAGGAATCATGTAATAAATTGTTGGCTCTGTAGTCAAAAAGGCTTTATATGCGAGGTGTGTAACGATACAAAAGTCATTTATCCCTTTGATATGGAATCTACATTTCGG TGTGGAGCATGCAATGCCGTATTTCATACAGACTGTCTAAACGTCAGTAAACCATGCCCAAAGTGTGAACGCAGACGTAAACGGATGGATATGCCTCTTTTGGATATGGGATGTACAGATCTACCAAATAGCAGTGTATCGTCATCTCCGATTGATATGAATTAA
- the LOC105197670 gene encoding spindle assembly abnormal protein 6 homolog, producing MNYLNSIAGGTTTADSGLQLNNVEILYTKVQRIYIKPQHKEERQRDLRVNVEIHAGISPVCRKSLCVLLADDDDPCFLYSLFITEDDFKVLKAQQGLLVDFDNFATQLICLLEQCHIPGTSQVTKTPPKFLLLLAEESGDWNFKLVETNNFKHLCHLSLNISPASDSDLKTHMAMKIKQLKENISQQSRDAIGLETRLNDLTSKLETKTKELEQLEHRYMTEKNQIQFNSSQQISIEKDRLAQAQLEWQRQSEKEKIQVEQRHAETVKQLHTELAELRTQNMTYKDKQSFLEATNAEQIKQLQTLEKELNIAERDLVLLKKQNSKLDVDYHSKDEAVNSLRTKVAVLEQELKDKTVISHKQVEMLKSCKEQKQHLEDLLTEKDGQLQRKQNSLRNLSDELGKANEILSKLQNELASTKSKLKLRTSIALEQERLLDSKQKEVGQLENKMEGLARDAKDAKSEVDNLKEQIKTLQHQLEEKEKIIKNNDNVISWLNRRLADNQSPLQSATPAPVTIPSTVPLTLPRTSKLFPNRYETRTPAPGTIQPSTLSGLPMKNPIVQNPNINQTTRTTARSMGVGVTESSVGLTTFNKSALISSTSTPMERFNALNKVSGNPTASTSAPAIIENNNGPAVISNGTKMKTASVGLQGGLRRAGLSDKPILPSAYFPKTLH from the exons ATGAACTATCTCAACAGTATAGCAGGCGGCACGACAACCGCCGACTCGGGCCTGCAGCTCAACAATGTCGAAATTCTCTACACGAAGGTGCAGAGAATTTACATCAAGCCGCAGCATAAAGAAGAGCGCCAGCGGGATCTCAGGGTCAACGTCGAGATTCACGCTGGCATCAGTCCGGTTTGTCGCAAG AGTTTGTGTGTTTTGCTGGCTGACGACGACGATCCATGTTTTCTCTACTCCTTATTCATTACTGAGGATGATTTTAAAGTGTTGAAAGCGCAACAGGGACTGCTGGTTGATTTTGATAACTTTGCCACCCAGTTGATATGCTTGTTGGAGCAATGTCATATTCCAGGAACGAGCCAAGTAACGAAAACTCCACCAAAGTTTCTCTTGTTATTGGCGGAGGAATCGGGAGATTGGAATTTCAAACTTGTAGAGACAAATAATTTCAAACATCTCTGCCACCTCAGTTTAAATATATCACCTGCGAGTGATTCAGACTTGAAAACACACATGGCAATGAAGATTAAGCagctaaaagaaaatatttcgcaGCAAAGTAGGGATGCGATTGGTTTAGAAACTAGATTAAACGATTTGACAAGTAAGCTGgaaacaaaaacaaaagaattgGAACAGTTGGAGCATAGATATATGACTGAGAAGAATCAGATACAATTCAATTCATCGCAGCAAATTAGTATAGAAAAAGACAG GTTAGCACAAGCACAACTAGAATGGCAACGacaaagtgaaaaagaaaaaatccaaGTTGAACAGAGGCATGCTGAAACTGTGAAACAATTACATACAGAACTTGCTGAATTGCGAACACAGAATATGACTTATAAGGATAAACAATCCTTTTTAGAAGCCACTAACGCAGAACAGATAAAACAATTGCAGACTCTCGAAAAAGAGCTCAATATCGCTGAACGAGATTTGGTACTACTCAAAAAGCAAAACTCGAAATTAGATGTAGATTACCACAGTAAAGATGAAGCTGTTAATAGTTTGCGTACAAAGGTAGCAGTGCTTGAACAAGAATTGAAAGACAAAACGGTGATCTCTCACAAGCAGGTGGAAATGCTGAAATCGTGTAAAGAACAAAAGCAGCATTTAGAGGATCTCTTAACCGAGAAAGATGGTCAGTTGCAACGCAAACAAAATTCCTTGAGAAATCTAAGTGATGAGTTAGGAAAAGCTAATGAAATCTTAAGTAAATTACAAAATGAACTTGCATCAACcaaatcgaaattaaaattaagaacaaGCATAGCGCTCGAACAGGAAAGATTGTTAGACAGCAAACAGAAAGAAGTTGGTCAATTAGAAAACAAAATGGAAGGTCTTGCCAGAGATGCGAAAGATGCGAAGAGTGAAgtagataatttaaaagaacagataaaaacattacaacatcaattggaagaaaaagaaaagatcataaagaataatgataatg tAATTAGTTGGCTGAATCGGAGATTAGCGGATAATCAATCGCCGCTACAAAGCGCTACTCCAGCTCCGGTTACGATACCATCCACTGTTCCACTGACGTTACCTAGAACAAGTAAATTATTTCCTAACCGATATGAAACACGCACGCCTGCACCCGGCACGATACAACCTAGTACGTTATCGGGATTGCCGATGAAAAATCCGATCGTGCAAAATCCAAACATTAATCAGACGACTCGCACGACAGCTCGATCGATGGGTGTCGGTGTAACGGAAAGTTCAGTAGGATTAACCACCTTTAATAAAAGCGCTCTGATCTCGAGTACCAGCACACCTATGGAGCGTTTCAACGCGTTGAATAAAGTATCGGGAAATCCAACGGCTTCAACCTCGGCACCGGCTATAATCGAGAATAACAATGGCCCGGCAGTGATCTCGAATGGTACAAAAATGAAAACTGCTAGCGTTGGCTTGCAGGGCGGATTAAGACGAGCAGGTTTGTCCGACAAACCCATTTTACCTTCCGCATATTTTCCTAAGACTTTACATTAA